In the Argiope bruennichi chromosome 8, qqArgBrue1.1, whole genome shotgun sequence genome, CCAGAAGCTATACTTCCAACGCCAGCAGGTGGTGGTGGCGGCATTCCAAACCTTCCACCACCTGTTCCTGCAGCTGAACCTCCAACACCAGCAGCTATACCTCCAACAGCAGCAGGTGGTGATGGCGGCATTCCAAACCCTCCACCACCTGTCCCTACAGCTGCACCTCCAATACCGGCAGCTGCAGCTGCACCAGCAGCACGTGGAGGAAATTGTGCTTGAGCAAATCGATCAGATCTTGAAAAGATGACTAATATGAAGAAGCTGCATatctgaaaggaaataaattataattataaaaaaaaacgccattatctttgaaagaatttttaaaaatacataagctattctaaataaatttacagtaaggctcatttttctgttattttgaaaattagaaaaaatgtagtcatgaaatttaataaaatgcgaAACCACAACAATGTctcaaataagtttatttcagtAGCTTTTACTTAAGAGTCACTTTTCTAGCTGTCAAGCTTGAAAACAACCAAATAGaacattcaaaatgcattttttttttaaataagatcaCATCATTGAATAATcgcttttattgttttctttttacacttcattgtatatttattattaagaatccaatgatataaatttcattttagggCAGGTAGAAGGCAAGACAAAAGGCGTTGAAATCTTTCACAGGCTTAATTTAAAtggtaattttgtaataatttatgaaatatataatgtagAGATTAGACTAGTCATTGATAAAGATTTTAGCGATTCGAGTTTTGCATTATACAAGTGATATGAACCCAAATTCTTTCAATAGAAGCTCCAATAtcaaattaggaaatacatttgaagataatttattgctttcatttagtgtttttgatattttacgcCATGCCGTCATTGATGGCCTAGCTCACATTCTCCATTTACATGATTCAGTCATATTTTTCAAGATATGAGTTATTGTTCTTTTCGTGTAAGAAAAATACTCcgaaaaatatctctttaaacTTGGCAAGTATTTGAGAAgttcccaaaaaaaaaaataaaaaaataaaaataaaaaaaaaaaaaattagagataggattaaaaaaagttccgtgcatatttttttttattcgtgatGTAGTTAAGAATTGTTGATATGCACTTTTGCTCGATATATATCAAAAGATTAAATCCATAATTTGCAGCGGAAAGGCATTTTTAGTAAAAAggtaatatactaaatttcagttaACAAAGTCGAATacgttttatttcataaatgcgAAAATATAAACTGAAAGATGGTCACACCATTGATAGACTTAATTTAGAATCTATATTCTAGATTGTAAATTTATGCATCTTTCATCTGaacatattttgttgaaattctttGAGATGCGAACTACATAAATCTTATCAAATCATGCATCTTCATCAAATATGATCTTTCTTATATTTTGGTTCATCGCATGAAGTTCACTGGTACAGTTACTTTATTTGCTTTAATaccgacagaaaaaaaaaaaaaacttttaaactttacctagattttgttcataattcaggtaaaaaaaaatgtgcattagattacatattatatttcttttgtctaatttatatcattttggaattatttcttaaGTTAGTTTCGAAATTTTTCGTATGTCCAGAAGCACATGTCCAtatttaagatgtaaaaaaaagggggaagagCTAGAATTCCTCTTTTTGGaaagttaaaagattaaaaagcatttaaaaatcgagattttatttttataaccatattctatcaacattcaaaatatttattgaaatattttcttaccaAAAGCTTCATTCTTGATTCCTAGTTCTACCTGGTTGCTTTGTTGCTTTCTCTTCCTGAAGTGAGTGACAAACCGTGGCATTGGCACACATAAATACTAATAGttgtttacataataataatgagcCCAAACAAATATAACGTTCATTATTTACTTTCTCAGACttatttacatgaatttttaaacttattataatgTAAGCGCCACTATTTTTAACGTAATGATTACATGACGAAATAAATTAGTATAGAATACGCATACTGAGGTTGTCTTAGTCAGGTTTTGCAGGAACTTATAATGAGATAGTAAACATTTCGGGTCCTTTGATTATCTTCTTTTCAGAATCTATATTCACGACcttcattttctttacaaatattggAAATCCCTATTTCTTTGCTTTTCGATGAACAGGAAAGCTAACAAGAAAATCGTAATTTATAAttgtcgaaaaaaaaatatttttgttgtgtcCATATTTACAAAGGGTACTGCAAATTTCATGCTTTTACTTCTcgatatatatattcaattttcgaAGAGAGTAAGAAATTCTCGATGATCATTAAGgatgttaaatgaaataatatatatatatatatatatatatatatatatatatatatatatatatatatatataacatgaaaaaGAGTTAATCTAACAAGAAAATCATTGActaattttttctaagaaaattaatatcacaCTAAAGAGAGccttgaattaattttgaagctaattgtttttttaaatctgtttattttttctattattttttaataatttaattggtaACTTGATATTTAATAGTGATGGAATAATAAAAAGTCtttgaaatgcataattaaatgCATCAATCACACATAATTCAAcactgattaaaattaattaaaatctgaatactaaagatttaatgatatttaatattttcttttcttcgagAATATGTATAAGCAtacaaaataacagaaataatatatcaatataataaaaatcctgTTATTAAACTCTCTGTTTCCAAACATAAAAAGTGTTAAGCAAAATATTGACGGAAATCAAAATGGCcagctgaaaaaaagaaaataattttattaactgtattaaaataaagcatatttattaaaaaaaactatatcctgtgaaaaaaaatgactttgttATTTGGGCAGTCATATCCTGCTTTCTAAAGATACCAAGTCATACatctctatttttatataaaaaatccagaaaatctgtggattttacaataaaatttgcaaacgaattaaaaaaagtattaacacaagaaatgaataattttggcactatatttattttatcgtgCATACGGCGTtatgtgaaaagaaaatatttaatgattgcaTATCAAACATAAACCAGCTCATGGATGAACTTTTTCCTTTACGAAGTTGGTTCCACAATGAAAGATACCACCCAATTTTATTTAAGGTATCAAGAAACTAAATTTCTCTGGCAAAttgaaatgcaatgaaaattaacattatattttgaatgcatttttccaTATCATGCTGCAAAAGATGCTAATAAAACTTGCTCCCTAGATGGtaattactgtttttttattcatattgttgTTACTTCTTATgtcacttgccactgacaagcctgCTGCcatgggccaagagtacgacttgactactcacgcatgactcattcgcttgcacaattcctttttacaggagggtacattcacaccTCTCaaagatagaacaaccatgcgcaaaccgggactcgaacccgggacacccagacaACGGGAAGACGTGTTACCCCAATGACAGGACGCCGGTTATTCATTCATGCATTATCTATGTTGGAATGGTTTCTTATGTCATTGATATTTAACATGTCACAAGTAGGCTTTGTAGGTATCGTTAATTTTGCCAAATTTCGAACAAGTTTTTTGAAAGAACATGAGGGTACTATTcagtaagatttttaaattctgaacctTAATCGGATGATGAAACAAACTCCTGAGTGACACAATGTTATGATTGGGGAACTTCATTGTAAAATTagctaaatatttttgtaattctttataaataaaaaaaagaaaatatttgaaaaagtttctatggcttaaaacattaataacgaatgttttaaaaagcttttattcattgtattaattgcaaaatatgctCATAAGTAGTCGCAATTGCATAGCCCttctaaaatatacatatttcttcaaaatatataatacatgcGTTATATTGTTAATTTGTAAAGCTTTACAgagtaaaaattcagaaatataaaatataaagaatttatttctattcaaatcaCTAATCACGGCCCAATTTTGCCGATTTgcgatttttgaaatatttttttcttgcatgaaaacaacttttaaaaataacaaattgttattaaatttttcatttttttcattttatttaatatttttaaatatatttttatattacttgaaaCGTATACTTATATTACTTACGATCTATGTGTTTTCAAAATGTGCCTTgtgtttaagataattttttttttgaataattatccaAATAATCCCTAAGAAATTACTTCCatgtaaaagattatttaaaaaaaaaaaaaaacacgagcTGTTTAACGTATATAATATAAGATAATGACAATATAGGATAGCTATCTGGAAATATTTACTATCACTTCATCCAATAAAGTGCATATGTTACTGATAGCATATGTTACTGATACTAAATAAGGATGAAATGTATGCCattcataaaaatacttaaaattaatttccaaatggTAAACATTTTAGGcaggaaaaattagaattatattcttaaaaaaatgataaaataattgctggaatagtttgaaattaattttgaagtctTTTACTAtcatttcgaaatataaaaaaattcaaaaatatggagaaattctGTTATAATTGgattaataaagataatgaaaaaaaagttatgtttgcGATGCGTAAATCCTTTTTCCTTCTTGTTTGAACATAATTTCACAaagaaatgattttcttaattcatacCATGTCATGCCTTCACTTTAAAcataaacttcattatttttttaatggaaagacCTCAAATCTGTTTTAatccattttaagagaaaaatatcttcaacttttgatcaaacaaatattaagatattttgtaaaatatagcaAAACGCTTAGAGGAAAAGCGTTAAAAATAATTCCTCGatacaaaattacaaagtttttatttttactattattggaaactgtcattttttattgtttataagtaactgttttaaaatatttaaatgtattcgaaaaataaaagtgCGAAATgctttcaaaagtatatttaatacaACTCAGTGTATATTACGATTCTAACTaatatacaaaattgttttattatataatctttaatatattgttaaatagattatttttaaaatttattacccaGTTGtgatctgattttttaaatatattccaatCGTAAGAGttataacttaaattatatatatcataatagaGTAACATATTTAGGATGcccgaaatattttataaatgaatagtcATCGCATTTTTAaggatgataatatttttaatataactacagtttttagtgatttttatctaatttcaaatatatggaataaaaaataataacagtttttCGAAAATggtaataaacatttaaataaactttcatttatatttcgaaagcaaatttaattatatatattatatatacagtcccacattttgatttttttcattctcatataCAATATTTggcaatatattgttttatttatatgctatttatagttttttttctgtatagatttttgactttttaattacAAACAAAACTTCTACGAATGACATATTGCTGTACACAAATGAAAGAACACAGtaacttattatattattagataattataaGACAAAATCATTTTAAGACATAGAACTTCTCTATTATTCGTAAATAGTATACATATTCATAAAAGTATGTATttgagaattatatatataaaaaaagaaactctaCACCAAGGTAAAATGTGAATAGAATATATCACATTCAAATATATAGTGTGCATGAATACATATGCTTCGATGAATATATTAATTGGctattatatttaatcttttaaagaagaataaaattatatatgtctaTAGAACCTATCAGTCtatagaatttagaataattaaatttggcTAAGATATAATATGGGCATATTAGTTCTTCCCCTTGAATCCCTTTATAACATTTCatgcaaattttaatcatttaaaaattaagtggaatTTCAAAGTATTCGAATTCTTGGCAACAATTTCTTGAAAAGTTAACGcacaatacatatttttgtaCCATTTCAAAGAACAATTACTTATCTGTTTCAGGTTTATTCAGatgtttaatctaatttttataaaacagtttaatCTGTGATTAAGGTCGTTCGAGAAGAAAGTCTTACATATTCACTGGCAaaacaaaaaaggagaaaaataaacaaacaatatagAGAAGAGGGGAAGTTTTGTAGGTAAGCATTGTGCGGTCATTAActtctaataaaagaattttatttataattgagttTTTATGAATTTAGCTGTTTACATTGAACTTCGTAATATGTAGCTTTATGAACGATTTTATACCAAACTTTTAAGTTTGGTTTCAAACTGTTAGCTGAACCACCATCGAAATAATTCAGATTGAAACAACATCTTAAAAAGAATAGATGATGGAACATTAAACTAAAAtggtgtttaaataaatatttagcatatatttcttaatacatttaCGTTTGGAAGTGTTTGGCTCTCTAATATAGTTTGCCTTGTAAAgagcaatgcatttttttaaaaaatatatttattttttaaaatttttatccgtgatttacttaaaatcaaactgcgtataaaattttatttataatgtaacaaGAAACCCAAATGGATTCTTGAAAAGTATTATTGGATAACTTCAATCAATAACAAATCTGCCGTTGGAACATTTAATTCACCCCCTGTCTAACACTGAAGTGTGAATTGATGCACTCTGAAGAcaagctttcttttatttttcatacaaggAAACAGTTTACTTTATTTGTAATTATGGGAccaaattgtttgattttataaaatacccTCCAAAAGTacacttttcatatattttatttagtttattataatcatttatttgaattttatattctgtCTGGCAAAAAACCAGCAGTTCTTTatgttaagaaatttcaaatgaaagtaacTCTGTCGAATATCTATATTttgcaatgattaaaataattataatagtaattactAATGcaagaatctttttaaattttaggaaaagttaaattttatttataattgatttttacttaaaattatgagtgattatttttttataattgaatcagctgatcgccaaaggcagcAACTTAATAATAACTGCAGtcgttattaatattaaatgatcaCTGTGATAAGTCGATAAATCACTTTTGCCagttatcattaatattaaacaatgaatAGCATTGGATATAAAATATGCGCTTGCAAGTGCAgtgttattgaaaaattaattactatgttaataaattatatatatatatttagaaaaaataaaatgtaaagaaatcaaatgattttttgacAGTCAATATTAGACAGTCTCCAGAACTGCCCTTTAAAATCATTGGAACAAAAGCAAAAGATAAAATCAATTGTTTGTGGATCAAACATAGTTGATCTATTATCAAATGATTAAGATAACCAATAAATgacaacaattatttattttttgttttagtcAATCATTTACAAAGgtttgaagaatttcaaaaaatatttaatcaagcttttcttttttaatagcaaaataattaacatatatattaagCAAGAACTACATTTGATTATCATTCCAAGTACGTCATTactgcaaataatttaattaaaagtatagatttaaggaattattttgatGCAGCATATTAAAAGAACAAATCGATAGTAGGTTGACAAAGGGATTTACTTgcaaagaattttacaatttatttcctaattttcaaaaattttcaatgttatcaATTGTTCCATttagacataaaaattataatttgcttaCGGTATTTAATATAATGCAGAAAAGACCCTGAATCTATTGCAATACTTCTAAACCTGTTTTGTGAATTAAGCACCCACTCACAGTCTATAACTTCGAAATTATCCGATTAAATATTTTCTGGCAATATCTGTATTCATAATATGCatcaataactgaaattttatgcGAATTCATGAAAGAAAGATTAAACAAAGTTTATTCATTATTCAAGAAACGAGGCCATCAAGAATTAATTTACTAGACAGATTAAGGCCTCGTGTTTTGGGTATTATGGTCTCATTAGGAATGTAGAGATAATCAAGTTGGTGTGAAAAGTCTCCTCCCGAACGATAAGTTAACGCATGAATTAAAAGAGACTCGCGATAACAAATTAAGACGAGatttggggattttttttatcttctttatttctGCCCATAGCAAGAAGGTGCGAAGATTTGTTGATTAGTTAGCAAAAATGCGTCtccgtttttttgtttttttttcagcaaaatctgAAATTAAGCTGATTTTTTCAGCCTTTTTCTAACAATTAAGTGCGTTTATctatttcaaaactttgtaaaattatttatatttcaatatttatttaaaataatgttaaatcgTTGGAATTGTTTACTTCACAAATTTACTCactatatttaaaagattttattttttaagttccgGTTCTTATATTGAACACTTCAAGagctaaatataaattcattatcgTTCCTAATTTTATGGCTTGAAATATTAGTTGATCATATTACcattacggatttttttttttctactctaaTGTGGCTAAACGCGccgaaaagttattttttatttgtatgttgtACATTTTTTAATCGAATGAATAGCATAATTCTACAAATaaggtattaattttaattatcagcaGAACTTGTTATTGCAGTTTCTTTCATgaaacagaaatacatttttttaatataattaaaaaaattaagatttatgcTGTCTCGTTTACATGTCACATTCTTCTTACACTAAGCAAATATACGTTTGAGTTAGTGAAACATATATGAATTGCGTGCCTAATCAAATGGCCAAATCAGGTCAGAACagactatttttataaaacatagcaaaaaaaaaaaaaaactatcctaACTAACGAAAGATTAAACATAAAACAACATTAAAAGGTCAACATTTTTCAGTTCataatttcgaaacaaataattctagacaatgaaatttggtttcaataaagatatttctatgtagttttgtaattttaaaagaaaatatgtgttttatttgaatttttaacgtTTGTTTCtattctgtataaatattttttagtaaattttaaattaaaattctttaaaagtacgCTCATTCCTTGCGAATCACATCTTTTCTATAATTGAATGATGGCAGAATAAAGCTGGGTGCATCCTATTATTCCGCCATTGCACATATATATGATGATGCACAATACATATGTGCGCCGGAAAATGTTATTCaccaatattttaacatttgtctTGAATAAGCGTTTTAAATCCAATGGATAATCACTCTTAATCTTGAAAACAAAATGCAATGTgaaattaaaggaataattagaatccattatttaaaatcatcgaatagtaattattgaatttgaaaaatctttgatccgggaagaaattaaaattatttcgtagATTTGAAATGTTCCAATAATGAGGAAACAaggaatatttgtaaaattacaaatatgttgTTCTACAAGCGTAGTTTATATAGTTATACGATCTGAGTGACAGAATTTTTACAATCCTAAAATGCATGCAATTGATAGTTTGTGTATAAAATTTATCACCATTTGGAAAAGGCAATATTTGCATGCGCAATCATAGAGTGAATGATATATGTTATTTATAGTCTTGGAATTTTATATACGGGTGTGTTGACATGGAATCCGAAAATTTCATGTggaattgttatttttaactaataacttttttgttgttaataacttttttgttGTCTAGgttgttttgtttgttttctctTCGTATCTTTTCAGACTGTTGTATATTTCTCCATTACAGCTCTTGTGGAGTTTGTCTTGAAcgtatattctaatttattttatttttgaagaatcgcttttaaatgcaatcaattgtttcagaaacatttCAAGAATTATAACTCAGATGTCCCTGCCCTGACTTCTAATCTTAACatcgttttgaaattttctgaaatattttttcgattCCTTCTTCCTAATTTAACGATAATGAAGaatacttttttctttgatttcaatgaatttttttctaaatactgaTGATATCTTTATAGAACCAATGGGTGATATTTTAGCTTTAATCTACTTATAGAGGACATCACTtttacaatcttttatttttatttaaccttaATCATAATTGTAAAGAttgagtttcataaaatatttttcacatttcttaatagaaaaaaagtccagttttttttttttaatgcataatctTTATACAGATAGAGTCccctaattttaagaaataattattaaatgataatttgatttatttaagattttttgtatattttaagagTGCAAATTATTGATTCTAGATAGAAAATATAGATAGAGTATTAATTAGCATctgaaaagtaagaaaattttaaaagtttgaaaattttcaattttttttaagtaagtttttaaatgatgtttagaATATAATTGTTAAAACTTACAATAATGTTAATTTGTAAACATCTACTAgccgaaataaaaattaaaaatatgaaacgcatttcttttttattctctattGTTTATTGACCAGTTTCTCCTGTCTTATATATAAGTCATAGTCTGTTCAAAAGTCTAGTCTTCAATCTTCTGGAATCTTATCATATTACCTGCAACAGAAGAAATAAGAACATTTGAAACTAAACTCTTGAAAAACAgccttataattattaattacaagaaattttactccctttatctttacaaaataaataaacatatttcaatcttttgctatttctgaaaaattttaaaatatgctttatatttagaattcctaatttctcatttttaatactGAGATATAAATTGCTCTTACTCTgaacgataaatatttttttttaaagttgcctTGAATATAACTACAGTAAGTCTGAAAAAAGTTAGATCAGGAATTAATGGAATGATAACCGAAGGAACAGTTGGTTACTATTAATGATCATTATACAGTGAAGCTTAGTTATTAGCAAATGAAGGGCATATATTTGCAAGAACACTTCAGGTACTAACACACATTGCCTTGCAATTGTATTCCCTTCTAAGACAGGAGTAATGTAAGAAAATATCTGAAAGCGAACTGAGTCCAATGTGTtgcaaaaaaacaattaaaaaaaatcagtagcaATGTATGCCCATCACATCCAGTAAATGTTCGCAATAAAGAACATTATGGAATTAAATTCATTgtaaagagaagaaagaaaaagaatatatgacTTAGAAAAATGTCTCCCACAAACTTTTTAACTGGAACAAACATCAACACAAATCAGTAATTTTATTGTAGGCAAATGCAcgaacattttaaactttttaagatCTAGTTGCTTTTTTAATCGGATTTAGTACATTTtacctttgatttcaaattttactttgtcaattaacttttgtattattttctattagtGTTTGTCTGTATTCATTCCTTTTAAAGTTTATACTATCTGCTCTTAAGTTTTACATATGCTTTCTGTATTGTTTCCtactttgttttgaaattatctcGAGTTTGGCGCCTTCTTACTTTAACTATGTTTTTTAACCTAACATTTTTCTTGGCACAGtatggccaaatatggcttttAGGCCATAAAACACCAGAAAAACAAACAATCAAcaggtaattttattttagaaaagatgCCTTTGGTAACCAATATATTCTctggaaattttaattgaatttattttcatttaaaactccTATGAAAACTTAATTCTcaagattacattaaaaaatatttttaaacattaagttGTGACATATTAAGATTGtgtctttttaaattgaattattattgttatgtttgtgtgtgtgtgtgtgtgtgtgtgtgtgtgagcaaTCCTGGCGAATTCAAGTCCtggtgcattaaaaaaaatctgagtcgTCCAGTTCATTTATCTCTTAAATTCGCGGTAGTGTTATTTCACGTTATTTTTCATGCAAACTACACAGCGAATAGCCATAATTctctttccaaaaattttaaaaatggaggaaaataaggaattaaaatatttgaaaacaataaaactgaTTATAATATGGTTCCACAAATGATGcgtattatagaaatttttgcaaaaatataagaGAGTTCCATCGCcgaaaaatagaaacatttgcGTTTAAAAAGGTAGTGttcaaaagaaattgtaaatgatataaaattctctttaaaattatgaaaataaaatttaagagagTTCAATGAGATTAGTTTTGAGAATTCTAACtgttataagttattttttccgttccaattaaaattcaaagaaaaagaaaaaataaattccaaaattctcCTTTGGCAAGCTATTTTCAATTCTTTACAactatatttttgtaatacatctcattgttttatatatatgctCAAAAATCTCACTAACAAGTATTTGTATGATATTACTGatatgataaaatgaataaaataaatttccttcgaAAAAAGATTTAAGTGATTATTTATTAAGAGACATAAAGAGACTATTAATTCAGCTAAATCttgaatttaaatcaataatttaatatcaaatcgATTACTTTAAATGTCAAAAggaattcatcaatttttgacaattaaataaatatgaagatacCTGTAACCTATAATCTAAACGCGTTtgtgaaaacattcttttttcctAAGctgcaaataaaatcttttaatatttaatgagagaGGATTCAtcttacaattataatttatgtgTATCGATATTATTGCATTGTATTAACaatcaaattatagatattataaatattaaaaaacattttccccaTGAGAATTTTAAAGAGTCATTAAATACCTTAGTGATGATACCCATAGTCacgatgatgatgatgataatgatgCCAAAAATGATGACCATGCCATCCCCAGAATGGAGGGGGCCAAAATGGCCCCCAAGATGGTGGTGGCATTCCAACCCCTCCATCACCTTCCGGTGCTGCTACTACACCACCAGCTCCATCTCCAACACCGGTAGCTCCATCTGCACCAGGAACTCCACCTCCAACACCGGCATCTCCAGCTGCACCAGTAGCTTCACCTCCAACACCGGCAGTTCCAGCTGCACCAGCAGCTTCACCTCCAACACTGGCATCTCCAGCTGCACCAGTAGCTTCACCTCCAACACCGGCAGCTCCAGCTGCTCCCGTTGCACCAGCCGCACCTGGGATAAAGTGCGCTTCAGCAAAGCGATCAGATCTTGAAACGATGACTAAAATAAAGATGCTAcatatctgaaatgaaaaaaattattattataaaaaacaccAATAcctttgaaagaattaaaaaaaaatatatatataagctgtTATAAATGAATTTACAGTAATGCtcttttt is a window encoding:
- the LOC129980693 gene encoding PE-PGRS family protein PE_PGRS33-like, which encodes MLLALPCFPTLEESLEELLKALEICSIFILVIVSRSDRFAEAHFIPGAAGATGAAGAAGVGGEATGAAGDASVGGEAAGAAGTAGVGGEATGAAGDAGVGGGVPGADGATGVGDGAGGVVAAPEGDGGVGMPPPSWGPFWPPPFWGWHGHHFWHHYHHHHRDYGYHH